A single genomic interval of Astyanax mexicanus isolate ESR-SI-001 chromosome 4, AstMex3_surface, whole genome shotgun sequence harbors:
- the LOC125780521 gene encoding zinc finger protein 239-like has protein sequence MKPSPDMEKHQHSVKSFTKQSNLKKHQRIHTGEKPYHCSDCGKSFNQQSNLKSHQRIHTGEKPYHCSDCGKSFNLQSNLKSHQRIHTGEKPHYCSDCGKTFTQQSDLKRHQRIHTGEKPYYCSDCGKSFNQQSHFKNHQRIHTGEKPYYCFDCGKSFTKQSNLKIHQRIHTGEKPYHCSDCGKSFNLQSNLKSHQRIHTGEKPYYCLDCGKSFTVQSNLKSHQRIHTGEKPHYCSDCGKTFTQQSDLKRHQRIHTREKPYHCSECGQSFNQQSHLKKHQRIHTGEKTIPNLSHGN, from the coding sequence atgaagccaagtcccgacatggagaaacatcagcactctgtcaagagttttactaaacagagtaatctcaaaaaacaccagcgcattcacacaggagagaaaccgtatcactgctcagactgtgggaagagttttaatcaacagagtaatctcaaaagtcaccagcgcattcacacaggagagaaaccgtatcactgctcagactgtgggaagagttttaatctacagagtaatctcaaaagtcaccagcgcattcacacaggagagaaaccgcattactgctcagactgtgggaagacttttactcaacagagtgatctcaaacgacaccagcgcattcacacaggagagaaaccgtattactgctcagactgtgggaagagttttaatcaacagagtcattttaaaaatcaccagcgcattcacacaggagagaaaccgtattactgtttcgactgtgggaaaagttttactaaacagagtaatctcaaaatacaccagcgcattcacacaggagagaaaccgtatcactgctcagactgtgggaagagttttaatctacagagtaatctcaaaagtcaccagcgcattcacacaggagagaaaccgtattactgcttagactgtgggaagagttttactgtgcagagtaatctcaaaagtcaccagcgcattcacacaggagagaaaccgcattactgctcagactgtgggaagacttttactcaacagagtgatctcaaacgacaccagcgcattcacacaagagagaaaccgtatcactgctcagagtgtgggcagagttttaatcaacagagtcatttaaaaaaacaccagcgcattcacacaggagagaaaactatcccaaatttgtcccacggcaattaa
- the LOC125801359 gene encoding zinc finger protein 484-like, giving the protein MEKHQHSVKSFTKQSDLKKHQRIHTGEIPYYCSDCGKSFTEQSTLKIHQRIHTGEKLYHCSDCGKNFNQQSTLKTHQRIHTGEKPYHCSDCGKSFNQQGHLKLHQRIHTGEKPYHCSDCGKIFTTQSELKQHQRIHTGEKPYYCSDCGKSFNQQSTLKTHQRIHTGEKPYRCSDCGRSFTTQSYLKKHQRIHTGEKPYHCSDCGKSFNRLGTLKLHQRIHTGEKPYHCSDCGKSFNQQSHLKRHQRIHTGVKPYYCSDCGKSFTTQSDLKKHQRIHTGEKPYYCSDCGKSFATQSQLKNHQRIHTGEKTVPNLFHGNKKRKS; this is encoded by the coding sequence atggagaaacatcagcactctgtcaagagttttactaaacagagtgatctcaaaaaacatcagcgcattcacacaggagagataccgtattactgctcagactgtgggaagagttttactgaacagagtactctaaaaatccaccagcgcattcacacaggagagaaactgtatcactgctcagactgtgggaagaattttaatcaACAAAGTACTCTCaaaacacatcagcgcattcacacaggagagaaaccgtaccactgctcagactgtgggaagagttttaatcaacagggtcatctcaaactgcaccagcgcattcacacaggagagaaaccgtatcactgctcagactgtgggaagatttttactactCAAAGTGAACttaaacaacaccagcgcattcacacaggagagaaaccatattactgctcagactgtgggaagagttttaatcaacagagtactctcaaaacacaccagcgcattcacacaggagagaaaccgtatcgttgctcagactgtgggaggagttttactaccCAAAgttatctcaaaaaacaccaacgcattcacacaggagagaaaccgtatcactgctcagactgcgggaagagctttaatcgactggggactctcaaactgcatcagcgcattcacacaggagagaaaccgtatcactgctcagactgtgggaagagttttaatcaacagagtcatctcaaacgacaccagcgcattcacacaggagtaaaaccatattactgctcagactgtgggaagagttttactacccagagtgatcttaaaaaacaccagcgcattcacacaggagagaaaccttattactgctcagactgtgggaagagttttgctaCACAGAGTCAACTTAAAaatcatcagcgcattcacacaggagagaaaactgtcccaaatttgttccacggcaataaaaagcgcaaatcgtaa